The sequence CGATGACTCCCCGGTCTCGATACCGCTGCATCAAGCTTGCACAGGAGCAGGTCGGTTCCGAATTTCGAGTCGCTTTCGCCATCATTCCCGCTATTGCCGGAAACGCCTTGACACTTGCCTCAATGGCTTCAAATTCGGCTTCGCTTGTTAACCCTTCAAAAAGGATTCCCGGACGAAACGGTTTTTTCCTAATGCCTTCTGCGTAGTTGGTGACATAGCAGAGAGCCGCATAACAGATTTCCAATTCGCGCGCAAGGAAGACTTCAGGCGCCAAAGTCATCCCGACAAGATGAGCGCCGTATGCCGCAAACTTTCTTATCTCCGCCGGCGTTTCCAGTCGGGGTCCTTCCGTGCAGACATAGGTGCCGCCCGCGTCGTATTTCAAGCCGAGATCTGCGAGGATTTGTTCGAGCAACCCGCGAAGGTGGGGACAGAAAACCGGGTTCTGGCGTATGAAACCCAGTCCTCCGTGTTCATAAAACGTGGCCGGCCTGCGGCGGGTCTCATCGATGATGTCGTCGATAACGATGAATTGTCCAATGGCGAATTCGACTGTTATCGCGCCAGGTCCGGACCACGCAATGATCTGTCTCACCCCAAGGTCTTTGAGCGCGTATATGTTCGCCCGGTAATTCACGAATGAAGCCGCAACCGAGTATCCGGTTTCGCCATGGCGTGAAAGAAAAAGATAATCAGAGTCATTGGAACGAATCAGGTGAACGGGTTGACTTTTTCCGAAGGGTGTCTGAAGCGGGCCGATCGTTTTTCGACCGGACTTTTGGTCGAGAAATCTAAAGGCTTGGCTGCCGCCGATAACAGCGAACCGCGGCATATCACTGGAATGGGCGGAACGGGTCGGGACGCTTCTGCGCCGGGAAGAGCTTTTCTTCTCTTCCCGCCCCCCTGGCTTATCTTTCATCATCCGGCAATCAATTTTCTCTACGGCCCGAGATTATCTCCGGCTCATCGCAACAGCCAAGGGAACGATTTCAGTGATGTGAAGCTTCTCGTCGAGGAGGACATCGGTGGAAAATCCAGCAAAGTGCCGCTGCCTCTTTCCTAGTGGGTGCGTTTTTGGGTTCCGGCTGAAAGCCGGCGCCCCATCAGTGCAATTCGTCCTGCAAGAGCCCACGTCCCGTTGTTCGTTGACTCTCGCGGGATGGGCCGAACGAATGGACCCGATTCCATCGAAAATGCGATCGCGGCTCCGATTGCAGCCGCTATCTCCTCTTCTCCAAGTTCTAATTCCGGCGCTTCGGCCAGACCGGGTTCCTTTTGACGCTCCGCTTCCTTTTTTCGCCGCCCTTCCTGAGACACCAGCCGGGACACGATACTTCCGAGAAGCTGCATGCCTATCATCAGGATGGCAAGGACAATAAAGACGCCGACGAAGCGGATGACGAGGGTGCTCATTATATATGCCCAGGGCAACTCGACGGCCCGCTGGATGAGCTCGCTCAAAAAGACCTCACTTTAGTGGTTTCTCATTGTATTAAACCCAGCTTCAGTATACAGGTATGCTTTGAAAAAATCAAAACGCGTCTGATCGGATTCTATTTCTGCCGGTCCAACTTGACGCGCGTGCTGATAAAGACGTGATCGGTCTCAATCGAGTAAGCGAGGCCGGTCTGATCGCAAATGCGAACGATTATCTTTCTCAATGAGGTATCTTCGTCGACTCGCAGAGATATCTTAGGGTCCAATACCTTGTTATCGTCTCGAAACACCGTGTCGTCGACGATAATGTTGACATCGGTAAGGAAAGTCAACGATTTCGCCACGCTCTGAATGTCTTTTCCTTCAAAATCGACCCGGATTAACTGGTTGAGCTTCTGGTAAAATTCGTCCTGAGCTTCTCCCTGTTCCTCGATTTCCTCGATGACCGTTTTGCACGTCGCAATCGATTCATCCACCATCCGATCGAGCCCATGCGGCCGCTCTTCCGGCAGGTTCGGATACTCTTGCCAAATCCGCTCATAAGCGTTTAGGGCCTCCCGATATTTCCGCAAGGCAAGCGCGTAGTCCTTTTCCTCCAAAGCTTTCATGGCTTCTTCTTCGAGCGGCTTGGCCTCGTGCAAAAAACAGAAGAGAGCCGATCTTTCGACTTCAAAAGCAGCCGCTCTTGTCGCAAATCCCGGCAGCAGAAGCGTTATCGCCATCAGGACAAGCAAGGATCTTCTCATCGTTTACCGTTCCATAGATGTCGCAGGCTTCCGTACAGTACATCGACTACGTGTTCGACACCGTGTCGTGTGAACTTCCTTAAGTTCAACGGTGTCGCAGCGATCTGCACACGTCCCCGTTTGACGGCATCGATAATAGCGTCGGTGTCCTTCTCTGCTTCAACGAGCGAATAAGCAGAACCGAAGTTCGGCAAATGATGGCAGTCGGAGGAGCATACAAGCGGCATATTATATCGCAACGCCACATTAACTGCAAAGGTATTGAAGTTGATGTTGTCGTTGAAGAACCAGGAATATTCGAGCGCGTCGAAAAGATCGATGTTTTTGCGGACGTGCCAGAGCAACGATGCGAGACCGGGGAAGAATGGGTGCGGAGCTACCACCAGGTTGGATCGGTTTTTCAGGTTTTTTATGTCCGCGAATGTGCGCGCCGAAAGAAATTTCTCTTGTGCATTTACGATGAGCACATGTTTCCCGTGAACCGTGATTTCCGCTCCCGGAATGAGAATGATGCCCCGCTCAGCGGCGTAATCACGCAGGTAACTGTTGAAACAAATGCCGTTATGATTCGTGACGCTCAAAGCGTCGTACCCGAGAAGATGTGCTCTGTCGATGAGTTGGCAACTGGTATGGCGGATAGGCTCTTCCGGATCTTCGGCCGTATGGGTATGGAAATCTGTCTTTAAAAGCTTTGTTGCCATTATTCTTGGAAACTCGCCCGAGAAATAATGATTCAATTGTAGTTCAGTTTCTCTTCCTTGTCAATGCGATTTCCGGCTTTTTCGCGGCTTTTTTTTACAACAGAAAAACTATTTCATATTTCCATTGACATTGACAAGAAACCGTTTATGCACTATAATCTCCAATTATGAATGGCAAGCAAATGCTCGGGGGTTCCATGTTTCATATCGGCCAGTGGATTGACAACCAGTACCAGGTGCTGGAAAAATTGGTCAGCCGCTGGTGGATCCAGTATGTGGTTCAGGACCGCATCTCGGGAAACACTTTTCTTGTCAAGCGGTTTTCCGATGTGATCCTTCTGGACGAATCCGCACGTATTCGATTTGAGGCAAAAGCTAAAATTTGGATCGGCCTCAGCGAAGGCGATGAAACGGTAAAAGCCTTCATGGTCA is a genomic window of Candidatus Abyssobacteria bacterium SURF_5 containing:
- a CDS encoding phosphorylase, producing the protein MPRFAVIGGSQAFRFLDQKSGRKTIGPLQTPFGKSQPVHLIRSNDSDYLFLSRHGETGYSVAASFVNYRANIYALKDLGVRQIIAWSGPGAITVEFAIGQFIVIDDIIDETRRRPATFYEHGGLGFIRQNPVFCPHLRGLLEQILADLGLKYDAGGTYVCTEGPRLETPAEIRKFAAYGAHLVGMTLAPEVFLARELEICYAALCYVTNYAEGIRKKPFRPGILFEGLTSEAEFEAIEASVKAFPAIAGMMAKATRNSEPTCSCASLMQRYRDRGVIGENWREWIRT